A window from Carassius gibelio isolate Cgi1373 ecotype wild population from Czech Republic chromosome B3, carGib1.2-hapl.c, whole genome shotgun sequence encodes these proteins:
- the prf1.1 gene encoding perforin-1.1, producing the protein MWAGLVFYLFLPIVQSCTKGKPNECAEATFAPGSNLAGEGYDVTKMQRKGAFVINTEVWRRKDKSCTLCRNPYMEGANQKLPTSVVDWRSSKKCSIQVSSSLYQSSEELVSSSMSSIENNWATSLGINVKENSGSLILAGTNSKLAEYSMEKTKRDKYSFASQSISCSFYSYRVSNKPVLHPEFKRSVKELPKTYNLDFKNRFYKFINTYGTHYITKVSLGGSVHSVTSIRQCETALQGLSADEVKTCLDVEASASIRGKVDMKAESKHCNEDKDKTESKSSFSSRFNDRLTEVTGGHTSDPELLFSGGKDPSAYKEWLDSLPQNPDVITYSLESLHELISNKDPVRKHLRQAIHDYVLEKSLWRNCTDSCKDGVKANPSNPCACTCRNNPGITPDCCPSKRGLSRVKVTVVRAQGLWGDTTTATDGYVKLFDKNNIPIGRTDMITNNNSPYWGRTFDLGDVVLADNEKIKLEVWDEDSKWDDDWLGNCEVPIKAGLNENFCTLNHGLLFYKTEVTCAPSLSGPHCAKYVGSPMNFQLEKVYTSRNARPVPAEILMSKGVLLDRLYVFQKTNYSAKTIL; encoded by the exons ATGTGGGCCGGACTTGTTTTTTACCTCTTTCTGCCCATCGTGCAGTCATGCACTAAAGGTAAACCGAATGAATGTGCAGAAGCAACCTTCGCCCCCGGGTCCAACCTGGCCGGGGAAGGATACGATGTGACCAAGATGCAGCGCAAGGGAGCCTTTGTCATCAACACCGAGGTCTGGAGGCGAAAGGATAAATCGTGCACTCTTTGCAGGAACCCCTACATGGAAGGAGCAAATCAAAAGCTTCCCACATCTGTGGTAGACTGGAGATCCAGCAAAAAGTGCAGCATTCAAGTATCAAGTTCCCTGTACCAGTCCAGTGAGGAACTGGTCAGCTCCAGCATGTCCTCCATTGAGAACAACTGGGCGACTAGTTTGGGTATAAATGTTAAGGAAAATTCAGGCTCATTAATTTTGGCAGGAACTAACTCGAAGCTTGCAGAGTACTCAATGGAGAAGACCAAAAGAGACAAGTACAGTTTTGCCAGTCAAAGTATCTCTTGTTCATTTTACAG CTACAGGGTCTCCAACAAGCCTGTCCTCCATCCCGAGTTCAAGCGCTCTGTGAAGGAGCTTCCCAAGACATACAATCTTGATTTCAAAAATCGTTTTTACAAGTTCATCAACACCTATGGAACCCATTACATCACTAAG GTGTCTCTTGGAGGAAGCGTCCACTCTGTGACCAGCATCAGACAGTGTGAGACCGCTCTGCAGGGCTTAAGTGCAGATGAAGTGAAGACATGTTTGGACGTGGAGGCAAGTGCCAGCATCCGTGGCAAAGTAGATATGAAAGCAGAAAGTAAGCACTGTAATGAAGACAAGGACAAAACAGAGAGCAAAAGCAGCTTCTCCAGCCGTTTTAATGACAG GCTGACCGAGGTGACCGGAGGTCACACTTCAGACCCTGAGCTGCTTTTCTCTGGAGGAAAAGACCCATCAGCTTACAAAGAATGGCTCGACTCCCTGCCACAAAACCCAGATGTGATTACATACTCTCTGGAGTCCCTGCATGAGCTGATCTCCAACAAAGATCCAGTGCGCAAACACTTGCGCCAAGCCATCCATGACTACGTCCTGGAAAAGTCCCTCTGGAGGAACTGCACTGACTCTTGCAAAGACGGCGTCAAAGCCAACCCAAGCAACCCGTGTGCCTGCACTTGTCGCAACAATCCCGGGATCACACCAGACTGCTGCCCATCCAAGCGTGGGCTTTCTCGGGTAAAGGTCACAGTCGTGAGGGCCCAAGGCCTGTGGGGTGACACGACCACAGCGACCGATGGGTATGTTAAATTGTTCGACAAAAACAACATTCCGATTGGACGCACTGATATGATCACGAATAACAACTCACCCTACTGGGGGAGGACCTTTGATTTGGGTGATGTTGTCCTGGCAGATAATGAAAAGATAAAACTGGAGGTGTGGGATGAAGATAGTAAATGGGACGACGATTGGCTGGGAAACTGTGAAGTACCCATAAAAGCAGGTCTGAATGAAAACTTCTGTACTTTAAATCACGGTCTGCTGTTCTACAAAACAGAAGTGACATGCGCTCCAAGTTTGTCTGGCCCCCACTGTGCAAAGTATGTCGGTTCCCCCATGAACTTTCAACTGGAGAAGGTATACACATCCCGAAATGCACGACCTGTGCCGGCAGAAATACTGATGAGCAAGGGAGTACTTCTGGACAGACTTTATgtatttcaaaagacaaattacaGTGCTAAAACTATTCTGTAG
- the prf1.9 gene encoding perforin 1.9 has product MIPLVILWSGILLYFPLPASPSCFLGKEAECQDADFVPGSDLAGEGFDITKMQHLGTFVIDMSKWELTNNTCNLCKNPFMQKKKQKLPVSVIYWRATQKCKRSLSSSVYESSESLVSSSTSSIENNWKVGLGIGNIVSKISLMMAGTNSKLAEYSMAKTKKDTFSFIKQSTSCEYYRYSISSRASLHHELSNEFTSLPETYDNQTKESYLSLVEKFGTHYIVQVKLGGAVQSVTSVRNCIATLQDLSIDEVKTCLDVEVSASVGRISADTAARHCKQSKDKKLSKHSFANNFSDRLTEITGGHAQDTALLFSDKNDPGAFNQWLATVPEKPDVISFKLKPLHMLLPVKNPKYKQLRRAIRDYILQRALMKNCSTPCKAGIPTNPKEPCKCSCHNIAGVKANCCPAQRGLAQISVTVMKATGLWGDYFSQTDGYVKVLRNQKVFLGETPVIWNQNSPTWNWKFGLDSFVLSQFGGLRLEVWDRDNKWDDDLLGACNIQLKAGVKSNFCRLNHGLLYYKTSVTCAPSLAGSSCTEYASSPMASHLEKVYVSRHAHPIPKDELLKMGVLLDERRLRFSQTSDPKSKTQTL; this is encoded by the exons ATGATTCCTCTAGTTATCCTGTGGTCTGGGATTCTTCTGTACTTTCCTCTTCCAGCCAGCCCGTCATGTTTTCTGGGTAAAGAAGCAGAGTGCCAAGATGCGGATTTCGTGCCAGGATCTGACTTGGCTGGAGAGGGTTTCGACATAACTAAGATGCAGCACTTGGGGACTTTTGTCATCGACATGAGTAAATGGGAGCTCACGAACAACACGTGTAACCTGTGCAAAAACCCattcatgcagaaaaaaaagcagaagCTCCCAGTGTCTGTGATTTACTGGAGGGCCACCCAAAAATGCAAAAGGTCATTATCCAGCTCCGTTTATGAGTCCAGCGAGTCCCTGGTCAGTTCCAGCACCTCCTCCATAGAGAACAACTGGAAAGTCGGCCTGGGAATAGGCAACATTGTTAGTAAGATATCGCTGATGATGGCTGGAACGAACTCCAAACTCGCCGAGTATTCAATGGCAAAGACCAAAAAGGACACGTTCAGCTTCATCAAGCAGTCTACATCCTGCGAATACTACAG ATATAGCATTAGCAGCCGCGCTTCTCTTCATCACGAGCTAAGCAATGAATTCACAAGTCTTCCAGAGACGTATGACAACCAAACAAAAGAAAGCTACTTGTCACTTGTCGAAAAGTTTGGCACACATTACATTGTCCAG GTGAAACTCGGTGGAGCAGTTCAGTCTGTGACCAGTGTCAGGAACTGCATTGCTACTCTACAGGACCTCAGTATTGATGAGGTCAAAACATGTCTGGACGTCGAGGTATCTGCAAGTGTGGGGAGGATCAGTGCTGACACAGCTGCCCGTCACTGTAAACAGAGCAAAGACAAAAAACTGAGCAAACACAGTTTTGCTAACAATTTTTCTGACAG GTTAACTGAAATCACGGGTGGCCACGCTCAAGACACAGCGCTTCTCTTCTCAGACAAAAATGATCCTGGTGCTTTCAATCAGTGGCTCGCCACAGTGCCAGAAAAACCAGACGTGATTTCCTTTAAACTGAAGCCCCTCCATATGTTGCTGCCAGTCAAGAATCCAAAATATAAGCAGTTACGCCGAGCCATTCGTGACTACATACTGCAGAGGGCCCTTATGAAGAACTGCTCTACTCCTTGCAAGGCCGGTATCCCAACTAACCCCAAAGAGCCCTGTAAGTGCAGCTGTCATAACATCGCTGGAGTAAAAGCAAACTGCTGCCCTGCACAGCGTGGACTGGCTCAGATTAGTGTAACCGTGATGAAGGCGACGGGTCTATGGGGAGATTACTTCTCACAGACCGATGGGTATGTCAAGGTCCTGAGAAATCAGAAGGTCTTTCTAGGGGAAACACCAGTGATTTGGAACCAAAACTCACCAACCTGGAACTGGAAGTTTGGTCTTGACAGTTTCGTTCTCTCTCAGTTTGGGGGGCTGAGACTAGAAGTGTGGGATAGGGACAACAAGTGGGACGATGACCTCCTGGGGGCGTGCAACATACAACTAAAAGCCGGAGTCAAAAGCAACTTCTGTCGACTTAACCATGGTTTGCTGTACTACAAAACTTCTGTAACCTGTGCTCCTAGTTTAGCTGGCTCCTCATGCACAGAGTACGCGAGCTCTCCGATGGCCTCCCATCTAGAGAAGGTGTACGTGTCACGACACGCCCATCCCATCCCCAAAGATGAGCTGCTGAAAATGGGAGTGCTTTTGGATGAGCGCCGCTTGCGGTTTAGTCAAACCAGTGATCCTAAAAGCAAAACCCAGACTTTGTGA